The following is a genomic window from Gammaproteobacteria bacterium.
CGCGAGGCCTTCGATGCTGTTTTGCGAGGCCTTGCGTGTAGCGATAGTCTCGCCTTTGGTGTTGACATTGGCTATGAAAGCATCAACGTGCTCACTCCAATTCGCAGGCAGCTCGCCGCTCATGCGGCGCGTGAACTCGGCAGCCTCGGCGGGATAGATCGCAGCATATTCGGCAAGCTTGTTGCTCCACAGCTTCTCAAGGCCTTCACCTTTGGTGCGAGCATCCCAACCCTCGTAAACATGCTTGGGGATCTCGAAGGGAGGATAGTTCCAGCCGATGTTGGCGCGAGTTGCGGCCACTTCCGCGTCGCCCAGCGCGGCGCCATGGCAATCATGGCTGCCTGACTTGTTGGGTGAGCCCATGCCGATCACCGTTTTGCAGCAGATCATCGTGGGCTTGTCGGTATTGGCCTTGGCGGCCTCAATCGCCGCCTCAATCGCCGCTGTATTATGGCCGTCAACGTTCGGGATCACGTGCCAGCCGTAGGCCTCGAAGCGCTTGGGGGTGTCATCGGTAAACCAGCCTTCGACATGACCGTCGATGGAAATGCCGTTGTCGTCGTAGAAGGCAATCAGCTTGCCCAGACCCAGCGTGCCGGCCAGCGAACAGGCCTCGTGGGAAATACCCTCCATCAAGCAGCCGTCACCCAGAAACACATAGGTGTGGTGGTTGACGATTTCATGGCCGGGCTTGTTAAACTCGGCAGCCAGCACCTTTTCGGCAATCGCCATGCCGACGGCATTGGTGATGCCCTGGCCCAACGGGCCGGTGGTGGTCTCGATACCAGGCGCGTAACCGTATTCAGGATGCCCAGGGGTCTTGGAGTGCAACTGGCGGAAGCGCTTGATCTCTTCCATCGGCAGGTCATAGCCGGTGAGGTGCAACAGTGCATACAACAGCATCGAGCCATGGCCATTCGAGAGCACGAAGCGGTCGCGGTCTGGCCATTTGGGGTTGGCCGGGTTATGGCGCAAATGGTGGTTCCACAAAACTTCCGCGATTTCCGCCATGCCCATGGGCGCGCCGGGGTGCCCAGAGTTGGCCTTCTGTACGGCGTCCATCGCAAGCGCGCGAATGGCATTGGCTAAATCTTTACGGGAAGCAGACATGCATTTTTCCTCTAACTCTTTAAAAAACAACGCTAAATCTAAAGTTGACCCGATCTTTTCAGGACCCAAAGAATGTTATTTTCTCTTAGATTGGACTATTCGGCAATAGCGGGCGTCCAAATGCTGTGGAAAGCACACGGTATTACCGCATATTCCCTATTGAGGATGACTGTCGGAAATCACGGATTTCTCACTCAGAAGTATTTGTGCAAGTGATTCTGCCTTTACGGTCAAGGCGAGTAGCCGATGCGGTAAATCGCATCGGCGGCATCATCCGATACCAGCAGCGCCCCATCGGGCATGACCTGCACATCCACCGGCCGGCCCCAGGCGCTGTTGCCTTGCAGCCAGCCTTCGGCGAAGGGCTGGTATTTCACGGCTCGGCTGCCTTCGAGGTACACCATGGTGACGCGGTAGCCGATCTTGATGCTGCGGTTCCATGAGCCATGTTCAGCGATAAAGATCTGGTTGCGGTATTTTTCGGGGAACATCGTGCCGGTGTAAAAACGCATGCCGAGGGTGGCGGCATGGGGGCCGAGCGACATGGCGGGCGGGGTGAACTCGTCGCACTTGCGTGCTTTGCCGAATTCGGGATCGGCGATATCCTTGCCATGGCAGTAGGGATAGCCGAAGTGCATGTCCTTGCGCGGCGCATGATTCAGCTCATCGGGCGGCTGATTATCGCCCAGCCAGTCGCGGCCATTGTCGGTGAACCACAGCTCCTTGGTTGTCGGGTGCCAGTCAAAGCCCACAGTATTGCGCACGCCGCGGGCATAGGTTTCCTGATTCTTGCCATCCGCATCCATGCGCGTGATTTCTGCATACCCCGGTTCGTCGCAGATATTGCAAGGTGCCCCGACCGGCACGTAGAGCTTGCCATCCGGGCCAAAGCGGATGAATTTCCAGCCGTGATGCTGTTCCGTCGGAAAGCTGTCGCTGACCACAACGGGGACGGGTGGGTTTTTGAGGCGAGTCTCGATGTTATCGAAACGCAGCACGCGGTTGATTTCGGCGACATACAACGCACCGTCGCGGAATGCCACACCATTGGGTGAGTTGAGACCACTGGCGAGAGTGATGATCTCGTCGGCCTTGTTGTCCTTGTTGCGGTCGAGAATTGCATAGACTTTGCCCGCGCTGCGTGTGCCGACGAACAGCGTTCCGTTGGGGCTGAGTGCCATCGAGCGCGCCCCGTCTACATTCTGGGCATAGATGCCGATTTTGAATCCGGGGGGCAGTTTGATTCTGTCTAGTGGCGGGTCTGCCGCGTTGCAGGCGGCATTCGACAACATAAGGAGCAAAATAAGGCGAATGATGAAACGGGCTTGGCGATGGCTTTTCCTGCCGGCAACGCCACCCATGCCATCACCACGGATAGCCGGGAAAGCAAGTAGCCCGGATGAAGTGAAACGTAATCCGGGGCGCACTGGACGCCAACTATCTTGGTCACTCAATAGAAGCGATCGACTACCGTTTCTAGGTTTAAAGACAGTTGTTGTTTTCTCAAGAGTCATGGAAATTAATTAAAAATTATACATAATCAATTAGTTAAAAATTTAATTGCTTTCATGATGTGAATTACATATATTGATTTATAAATACAATATGGATTACACATATGACTACAGTCTCAGTTCGCCTACCAGATGATCTCCTCAATGAGGCTGACAAACACGCCCACGAATTGCAAATACCGCGGGCCGAATACATCCGCCGGGCAATTGAAACATTGAATGCAGAGGTCACCTCCCAGCAGCGCCGTGACCGCATGATCAAAGCTTCCCAGCGCGTGCGGGTGGAAAGCATGCGTGTCAACGCCGAATTTAGCATAATAGAAGACGCTCCTAATGCGTAAGCGCGGGAGCATCTGGCTCGCCAATCTCAATCCCGGCCGCGGCACGGAGCCTGGTAAAATCCGGCCTGTGCTGATCGTGCAAAGCCAAGCCTTACTGGATGCGGAGCATCCTTCTACCCTCGTTGTACCGCTCACTACCCACTTGATAGAAGATGCCGAACCACTGCGTTTGCGTATCACCGCCCAATCTGATCTCGACAAGGAATCAGATCTCCTGCTCGACCAATTACGTGCCATTGATAACAAACAGTTGATCCAAGGCCCATTGCTTCAATGCACCCCAGAATTCATGAGACGGGTGGATCAAGCATTGATAGAAGTACTGGATATCCTATCTGTTTAGTCTCCGGGTTCTCGTCACCCGTTTCGGAGAGTTTCAAGCAGCAGGTGGGGATTTTTTCACAGCCTCTCAGCCTGCCGGAAACATTTTGTCCGGGTTAAGTATCCCTTTGGGGTCGAACTGGTCCTTGATGCGTTTCATCAATGCCAGGGTGGGTGGGTCAATCTCACGGCTGACGAAATCGCGCTTTTCGATGCCTACGCCGTGTTCACCGGAGAGTGTGCCATTCAGCGCCAGCACGAGGCTGAAAACCTTATCAAGACAGTGTTCGGCATTATGCATCTGTACCGGGTCATCGGGGTCGACAAGCAGATTGACGTGGATGTTGCCATTGCCGGCGTGCCCAAAATTGACGATGGTGATGTTGTGCTCTCGCGCCAGCACGTCCAGGCCGTCGATAAGCTCGGCCATGCGCGATACCGGTACCACGACATCTTCATTGATCTTTTTGGGCGCAATCGTGCGCAAGGCGGGGGACAGCGCCTTGCGTGTTGCCCACAAATCGCTGACTTCCTGAGGGGTGCGGGCGGCCCATAGATCCAGCAGCCCTTCGCCTTGCGCCGCGCGGCTCACTGCCGCAACCGCATCATCCATCGCGGCCTGCGAACCGTCCACTTCGATCATCAGCAACGCCCCTGCCCCTGTTGGCAGATCGGCCTTGGAATAGCTGCGTATCATCTCGATTGCGCGGCCGTCGATGAATTCCAGCGCGCACGGTGTGACGGGTTGCGCCATGATGCGTGACACGGCGGCGGCAGCGGCGCGCATGTCGCTGTAGACGGCGCGCAGGGTGCGCTTGGTCTCCGGCAATGGGGTGAGTTTCAGCGTCGCTTCGGTAATGATCGCCAGCGTGCCCTCGCAGCCAATGATCAGCCGCGTGAGGTCGTAGCCGACAACGCCCTTGGTGGTGTAGACCCCCGTGCGAATTTCCTCGCCCGCACCGGTGACCGCGTGCAAACCCAGGGTATTTTCACGCGGCGTACCATATTTGACGGCGCGCGGGCCGGCGGAGTTATAGGCCAGATTACCGCCCACCGTACAGAAAGCGGCACTGGTGGGGTCGGGCGGCCAGAAAAAGCCGTGCGTGGCGGCGGCGTCTTGCACCTGCTGATTGGTGACGCCCGGCTCCACTACCATGACGCGGTTGTCCGGGTCGACGCGCAGAATACGATCCATGCGCTCCAACGCCATCACGAGACCACCGCGCAATGGCACGGTGGCGCCAGTGGTGCCGGTACCCCGCCCGCGCGGCACCAGCGGCACATCATGGCGATTGCACAGTCGCACAATGTCACGCACTTGTTCGTGCGTGGTGGCGAAGACCACTGCATCGGGTAACGCATGGCGCCGGCTGTTGTCATAGCCATACGGCCAGCAGTCGGCGGCATCGCTCAGCACATTTTCTGCTCCGGCAATGGCCGTGAGCTGCTCCAGAAAGACGGGCGGTATCATGGTCTTCTAATATCTACCGCAAAAGGATTTCGTTTTAACCACAGAGCACGCGAAGATCGCAGAGACATCGGAGTTAAGGGGAATAACGTCGGAAAATCTCCGCGTTCTCTGCGCTCTCTGTTGTTAAGTCTTCAGTCAAGATATTCAAAAATCCTGACCACGCGCTCCACGCCGTCGGTGCGGCTGGCGATGTCACTGGCAATATCCGCTTCTTTGCGGGTCACTACGCCCATCAGGTAAACAACGCTGCTGTCGGTGACCACCTTGATATCATTGGCGCTGATTTCTTTTGCGCCCAGCAACATGGTTTTGACCTTGGTGGTGATCCAGGAATCGCGGCTGGCGGTCTGAAATGCGATGGGCTGGCCGACGGTAATTTCGCTATGTACCCGTTTCACTTTTGTAATGCCTTTGACCTTGTCGGCAGCGCGTGTACGGAGTTCCTCGGTGGGCGCCTGTCCGGTTAACAGCACTACACCGTTAAAGCTGGTGATGCTGATGCGCGCCTTGTCCGACAATTCCGAATCGGAGAATATCGCCCGCATCGCCTTGAATTCAATAGACTGATCATCCACTACTTCCCCTACCGTGCGGCGGTCGCTGGCCACGGCGGCACCGGTTGCACCACCCGCAATAATCGCCCCGGCGCAGCCCTGCAACAATGCAGCCGTCAATAATCCATTGATCATCAGTAAAGACAGTTTTCTATTCACGTCAACCTCCTATTTTATTAATGGCATCATGCCCCAAACGCATTTTGTATCCAGAGCACTTCGTCATGCTGCGCGCCAGGCGAAATCGAGATTACATCAAAACGCGCCGGGCACTTGGCCGCAGCCCTGTGCGATTGCAGATAGTGTAACGCAGTGGCGGTAAGTTTGGCCTGCTTGCGCCGGTCGATGCTCTCCGCGCCGCTGCCAAAGCGCGCACTGCGCCGGTAGCGGACCTCGACAAACACGAGGCTGCCCGCATGGCGCATGACCAGATCAATTTCGCCGCACGGACAATGGTAGTTGCGCTCCACCAGTTGCAGGCCGCGCTCCAGCAGGTAGCGGCAGGCCAGGTCTTCCGCCTCGCCCCCGCGCACCGGCGGCCTTCCGCTTGGCGGGATCATATCGTTCAAGGCTGCGCGATGATACGCGGCTCGCCATCCACGAAACGTGCACACACCAATGCCCGGTGAATACGCTGCCCTTTATCCAGACTCAGGTTGCCGGTCTCTCCCGCCATACGTTCACTGGGATCTGCACGCATTCTGCTCAGGTAAGGCAAGAGATTATAAGCGTCCACGCCCAATGCATAGAGACGCTTGAACTGGTCTGCGGATTGAGGCCAGCGCTGAGAAATGATACGCGACAGGGCCTGTTGCCCCTCCTCCAGCACCCAGGGCATATCGCAAAACAGCACATCATTTACATCGGTATCGGCATTTTTATCAATCCGCCCTGTGTAAACATGCGAGGTGGCGTAAACCGGCACATCGCCCGCAAAGTTAAAGTTCAGCTGGGGGCGGATCTGGCGCGCCTGACGTGGAAAGGCGACCATGAACAAGGCATCCACATCCTGACGGCGGCGGCGCTCCTTGCTGCTGATATTGAATAGCGTGCGCACAGGGGTTGCGAAATCGCTACCCGCCGGGTCGTATGTCTGTTGCGCAACCACGCTGCCGCCAAGCTCCTCAAACCGTGCTTTAAACGTGTTAAACACCCGCGCGCCCCACTCCCCCACGGGGATTAACGCGACAGCTTGGCGGCGGCCATCCTGCCACGCGCGCTCCGCCACCGCGCGCGCCTCATCCTCCGGCGCCAGACCGAACTGGAAAAGATTGCCGGGCTTGGCATTTTCGTCCTCGGCATAGTTAAGTGTCAGCGTGGGTACGGCCAAATCAGCACTGCGCGCCAGCGCCTTCACGCCGTCCTTGTCCAGCGGCCCAATCACCACATTCGCACCTTCCGCCAATGCCTGCCGATACGCCGCCAGCACCGCAGCAGGCTGAGTGCCTGCGTCATAGAGCCGGATGGTGGGCTGATAAAGCTTGTTGAGACGCTGATAATAGGCCGCGAAAAAGCCGTCACGCAGCGCAACCGCTGTTTTTGCAAACGGGCCACTGGAAGGCAACAACAACGCGATATTGGCGGGCGGCTCGGCCAGGCGCGACTGCTCCGGTATTGCGGCAACAACGTCACCTGGATTGATGGCAAAGGCACGCCCCGCACACACCAGCGTTGCACCGAGCAGCAGGAAGGATATGTATTTGGCTATGACTAAACTTGGTTGCATGGCATGATTATATGCCATGTCCGGTGGTTTTTGAGGATCTCAAGCAGTGTCAAACAACAATAAGGGTGTGCTTTACGTCGTGGCGACGCCTATCGGCAATCTTGGCGACATGTCACCGCGCGCGGTGGGGGCGCTGTCAGCGGCCGACGTGATTGCCGCCGAGGACACCCGCCACAGCCTGCCGCTACTTCGACATTTCGGCATCAAAACACCGTGCATCGCCGTCCACG
Proteins encoded in this region:
- the tkt gene encoding transketolase, with product MSASRKDLANAIRALAMDAVQKANSGHPGAPMGMAEIAEVLWNHHLRHNPANPKWPDRDRFVLSNGHGSMLLYALLHLTGYDLPMEEIKRFRQLHSKTPGHPEYGYAPGIETTTGPLGQGITNAVGMAIAEKVLAAEFNKPGHEIVNHHTYVFLGDGCLMEGISHEACSLAGTLGLGKLIAFYDDNGISIDGHVEGWFTDDTPKRFEAYGWHVIPNVDGHNTAAIEAAIEAAKANTDKPTMICCKTVIGMGSPNKSGSHDCHGAALGDAEVAATRANIGWNYPPFEIPKHVYEGWDARTKGEGLEKLWSNKLAEYAAIYPAEAAEFTRRMSGELPANWSEHVDAFIANVNTKGETIATRKASQNSIEGLAPALPELLGGSADLASSNLTLWSGSRGVSKKDGGNYIYYGVREFGMAAAMNGMALHGGVIPYGATFLMFSEYARNALRMAALMKIRSIFVFTHDSIGLGEDGPTHQPVEQTATLRLIPNMDVWRPCDTLESAVSWARAIERKDGPSSLIFSRQNLPFQKRDAATIANVSKGGYVLSEAAGGKPKVVLIATGSEVALATGAQQVLAEQGIAARVVSMPSTNVFDRQDQAYKDSVLPKGIVRVAVEAGVTECWHKYVGLEGAVVGIDTFGESAPAGDLFKEFGFTVDNVVKTVLGVL
- the dolP gene encoding division/outer membrane stress-associated lipid-binding lipoprotein: MNRKLSLLMINGLLTAALLQGCAGAIIAGGATGAAVASDRRTVGEVVDDQSIEFKAMRAIFSDSELSDKARISITSFNGVVLLTGQAPTEELRTRAADKVKGITKVKRVHSEITVGQPIAFQTASRDSWITTKVKTMLLGAKEISANDIKVVTDSSVVYLMGVVTRKEADIASDIASRTDGVERVVRIFEYLD
- a CDS encoding FAD-binding protein, coding for MIPPVFLEQLTAIAGAENVLSDAADCWPYGYDNSRRHALPDAVVFATTHEQVRDIVRLCNRHDVPLVPRGRGTGTTGATVPLRGGLVMALERMDRILRVDPDNRVMVVEPGVTNQQVQDAAATHGFFWPPDPTSAAFCTVGGNLAYNSAGPRAVKYGTPRENTLGLHAVTGAGEEIRTGVYTTKGVVGYDLTRLIIGCEGTLAIITEATLKLTPLPETKRTLRAVYSDMRAAAAAVSRIMAQPVTPCALEFIDGRAIEMIRSYSKADLPTGAGALLMIEVDGSQAAMDDAVAAVSRAAQGEGLLDLWAARTPQEVSDLWATRKALSPALRTIAPKKINEDVVVPVSRMAELIDGLDVLAREHNITIVNFGHAGNGNIHVNLLVDPDDPVQMHNAEHCLDKVFSLVLALNGTLSGEHGVGIEKRDFVSREIDPPTLALMKRIKDQFDPKGILNPDKMFPAG
- a CDS encoding sorbosone dehydrogenase family protein, with translation MLSNAACNAADPPLDRIKLPPGFKIGIYAQNVDGARSMALSPNGTLFVGTRSAGKVYAILDRNKDNKADEIITLASGLNSPNGVAFRDGALYVAEINRVLRFDNIETRLKNPPVPVVVSDSFPTEQHHGWKFIRFGPDGKLYVPVGAPCNICDEPGYAEITRMDADGKNQETYARGVRNTVGFDWHPTTKELWFTDNGRDWLGDNQPPDELNHAPRKDMHFGYPYCHGKDIADPEFGKARKCDEFTPPAMSLGPHAATLGMRFYTGTMFPEKYRNQIFIAEHGSWNRSIKIGYRVTMVYLEGSRAVKYQPFAEGWLQGNSAWGRPVDVQVMPDGALLVSDDAADAIYRIGYSP
- a CDS encoding ribbon-helix-helix protein, CopG family, encoding MTTVSVRLPDDLLNEADKHAHELQIPRAEYIRRAIETLNAEVTSQQRRDRMIKASQRVRVESMRVNAEFSIIEDAPNA
- a CDS encoding type II toxin-antitoxin system PemK/MazF family toxin, translated to MRKRGSIWLANLNPGRGTEPGKIRPVLIVQSQALLDAEHPSTLVVPLTTHLIEDAEPLRLRITAQSDLDKESDLLLDQLRAIDNKQLIQGPLLQCTPEFMRRVDQALIEVLDILSV
- a CDS encoding YraN family protein gives rise to the protein MIPPSGRPPVRGGEAEDLACRYLLERGLQLVERNYHCPCGEIDLVMRHAGSLVFVEVRYRRSARFGSGAESIDRRKQAKLTATALHYLQSHRAAAKCPARFDVISISPGAQHDEVLWIQNAFGA
- a CDS encoding penicillin-binding protein activator, which encodes MQPSLVIAKYISFLLLGATLVCAGRAFAINPGDVVAAIPEQSRLAEPPANIALLLPSSGPFAKTAVALRDGFFAAYYQRLNKLYQPTIRLYDAGTQPAAVLAAYRQALAEGANVVIGPLDKDGVKALARSADLAVPTLTLNYAEDENAKPGNLFQFGLAPEDEARAVAERAWQDGRRQAVALIPVGEWGARVFNTFKARFEELGGSVVAQQTYDPAGSDFATPVRTLFNISSKERRRRQDVDALFMVAFPRQARQIRPQLNFNFAGDVPVYATSHVYTGRIDKNADTDVNDVLFCDMPWVLEEGQQALSRIISQRWPQSADQFKRLYALGVDAYNLLPYLSRMRADPSERMAGETGNLSLDKGQRIHRALVCARFVDGEPRIIAQP